One Bacillota bacterium DNA window includes the following coding sequences:
- a CDS encoding exo-alpha-sialidase, which yields MVVQRNLFVSGAEGYHTYRIPALAVTGQGTVLAFCEGRKHSPADTGDIDILLKRSFDGGRTWEATQVVVAGGGHTAGNPAPVVDRDTGTILLLFCRNNIDGPEKVIIEGKAPRTVWLTKSDDDGATWSEPVEITSSVKRPEWTWYATGPCHGVQLASGRLVVPCDHVVLTEKASTEYPFYSHVIYSDDHGLTWHIGGILGPCVNESVVVELKESLYINCRGSHVETYRRGYAHSYDGGLTFTELAWDEALVEPRCQGSAIAAEVSGKSYVLFSNPASTERKQMTIKLSDDECRTWHHGVLLNEGPSAYSDLCVLSDGTVLCLYERGEATPYEYLTLATMNLADLVKGCA from the coding sequence ATGGTCGTACAAAGGAACCTGTTTGTCAGTGGTGCAGAGGGCTATCATACCTATCGGATTCCTGCCTTGGCGGTGACCGGCCAAGGGACCGTCCTTGCTTTCTGTGAAGGACGCAAACATAGTCCGGCGGATACTGGGGACATCGATATCCTACTCAAACGCAGTTTTGACGGCGGTAGGACCTGGGAGGCTACCCAGGTGGTGGTGGCTGGTGGCGGCCACACAGCGGGCAATCCGGCACCGGTGGTGGATCGGGACACGGGAACGATCCTTTTACTGTTCTGCCGAAACAACATTGACGGACCCGAGAAAGTCATTATCGAGGGCAAGGCGCCCCGGACCGTCTGGTTGACCAAGAGTGATGACGATGGCGCTACCTGGTCGGAACCGGTGGAGATCACAAGCTCCGTGAAGCGACCGGAGTGGACTTGGTATGCCACCGGACCCTGTCATGGGGTGCAGCTGGCAAGCGGACGGCTTGTCGTTCCCTGTGATCATGTGGTGCTGACGGAGAAAGCCTCCACGGAATATCCCTTCTATTCCCATGTGATCTACAGCGACGATCACGGTCTGACCTGGCACATTGGCGGGATCCTTGGGCCTTGTGTCAATGAGAGTGTCGTCGTTGAGCTGAAAGAATCTCTCTATATCAACTGTCGTGGAAGCCATGTGGAAACCTACCGCCGGGGCTATGCCCATAGCTATGATGGAGGGCTCACCTTTACAGAATTGGCTTGGGACGAAGCCTTAGTTGAACCCCGCTGTCAGGGCAGTGCCATTGCGGCGGAAGTATCCGGGAAGTCCTACGTGCTGTTTTCGAACCCGGCGAGCACTGAGCGGAAACAGATGACGATCAAGCTAAGCGATGATGAGTGTAGGACCTGGCATCACGGTGTATTGCTGAACGAAGGACCCTCGGCCTATTCCGATCTGTGTGTCTTGAGCGACGGCACGGTCCTGTGTCTCTATGAGCGCGGGGAGGCGACTCCCTATGAATACTTGACCTTGGCGACCATGAACCTTGCGGACCTTGTGAAGGGTTGCGCCTGA